A genomic window from Vanessa tameamea isolate UH-Manoa-2023 chromosome 7, ilVanTame1 primary haplotype, whole genome shotgun sequence includes:
- the LOC113401336 gene encoding sphingomyelin phosphodiesterase 1-like isoform X1, which produces MMKIFIGVLLILNSSVATRLITSDALQSLFVKVVKNETTDADLKTIQDVFEIYRPASTAFDVTYETNSRSGVLCLICSGAFAVLKYLVQEGNTDENIIETLTPLCNIILIISYKSCLGIIRLNIPIISHIMRTTPEAAPRTFCGLLLQNADDPNTCTFNDPRFEWTIDLPENISIKDGTASDYLKISTKSNSPLTIALITDTHVDPLYEAYGVADCSELTCCRKGQTPRSHDYNTDIADSVFRDRIFEIGDDFILDLDLAKDIRNLSNTKGRTRNSPPAGYWGDYRHCDTPQWAFDDIIETVSKHKDINIVYYMGDNIDHHIWETTYELINEVNMYIIDKMKKEFDDVLILPCIGNHESQPTNQFAPSSIKGDKLNTTWLYESFASKWNIYLTEDAKATVREHGGFSMLVRPGLRVISINNNIAYKYNWWLVYDPLDSKRHLEWLVRELHKAELAGESVHILAHIPPGVQDLIYTWTREYNRVVTRFSRTIKGEFNGHSHSDLYKIFYSTENGSPINMAWVTGSATAYSYYNMNYKIATFDTTSFELNNIVNYVYNLTEANLTPHRRPHWFQLYDMKNSFGINDLSASTINDLTYDMVTNKLDILDLYSAFFSKVSDERWPNCDSNCKINIICKSVVTVLWERKKCDELRELYFKR; this is translated from the exons acgcacttcaaagtttatttgtaaaagtagTAAAGAACGAAACAACAGACGCTGACTTGAAAACGATTCAAGATGTTTTCGAAATCTACAGACCAGCTTCCACTGCATTTGATGTGACATATGAAACAAATAGTAGATCG ggCGTTCTCTGTCTAATATGCAGTGGTGCATTTGCTGTACTGAAATATCTCGTTCAGGAAGGAAACACtgatgaaaatattatagaaacctTGACACCTCtttgcaatataattttaataattagttataaaagtTGCTTAGGAATTATCAGATTAAATatc CCTATAATATCACACATAATGAGGACAACGCCGGAGGCCGCGCCTAGAACATTTTGTGGGCTACTGTTACAAAATGCCGATGATCCGAACACCTGCACTTTCAACGATCCTAGGTTTGAATGGACAATCGATTTAcctgaaaatatttcaataaaagatGGTACAGCAAGTGATTATTTAAAg ATTTCTACCAAAAGCAATAGTCCATTGACAATAGCTCTGATCACGGACACTCACGTCGATCCCTTATATGAGGCTTATGGTGTTGCTGATTGTAGCGAGTTGACTTGCTGTAGAAAAGGCCAAACTCCACGATCACATGATTATAACACTGATATAGCAGATTCAGTCTTTAGGGATCGGATATTTGAAATTGGAGATGACTTTATATTGGATTTAGATCTAGCAAAAGATATTAGAAATTTATCAAATACCAAAGGAAGGACTAGAAATTCCCCGCCAGCTGGATATTGGGGAGACTACAGGCATTGCGATACGCCGCAATGGGCGTTTGATGATATCATTGAAACAGTTTCGAAACACAAG gatattaatattgtttattatatgggAGATAATATCGACCATCACATATGGGAAACAACGTACGAACTTATCAATGAAGTTAACATGTACATTATCGACAAGATGAAAAAAGAATTTgatgatgttttaattttaccttGTATTGGAAATCACGAATCTCAACCTACGAACCA ATTTGCACCAAGTTCAATTAAAGGAGACAAGCTAAACACGACATGGCTGTACGAATCCTTTGCTAGtaaatggaatatttatttgacaGAGGACGCTAAGGCTACTGTGCGAGAACACGGTGGCTTCTCTATGCTAGTCAGACCGGGTTTACGagttatttctattaataacaatattgcttacaaatataattg GTGGCTAGTCTACGATCCATTAGATTCTAAAAGGCATTTAGAATGGCTTGTTCGCGAGTTACATAAAGCGGAATTAGCTGGTGAAAGCGTCCATATTCTGGCTCACATTCCGCCTGGAGTCCAAGACCTCATATATACATGGACAAGAGAATACAACAGAGTCGTTACTCG tTTCTCGCGAACAATCAAGGGAGAATTCAACGGTCACTCACATTCTGACTTATACAAGATATTCTACAGCACAGAAAACGGGTCACCCATTAATATGGCGTGGGTAACCGGCAGTGCTACTGCTTATTCGTACTACAATATGAACTATAAAATAGCTACATTCGATACAACATCCTTT GAACTGAATAATATTGTGAACTACGTATATAACCTCACCGAAGCGAACCTCACGCCACATAGAAGACCGCACTGGTTCCAACTTTACGATATGAAAAACAGTTTCGGAATAAACGACCTATCAGCTTCTACTATTAATGATTTAACGTATGACATGGTGACAAATAAACTAGACATATTAGATCTTTATTCAGCATTTTTCTCGAAAGTTAGTGACGAACGATGGCCAAATTGCGAtagtaattgtaaaattaacattatatgcAAAAGCGTTGTGACAGTTCTGTGGGAGCGTAAAAAGTGTGACGAACTACGCGAGCTGTATTTTAAACggtaa
- the LOC113401245 gene encoding ubiquinol-cytochrome-c reductase complex assembly factor 1 isoform X2, whose product MREQGTVALKESYIKKFMNAVGWMDQDRTRLKLTGYFLYECVPVKVAYNEWFEILELPDTFASWFIITELHVWLLLVRYMAEDVTSLSGQKNKYVKGDGHFVRNCIIEALWADVANRIKLLEGANPAIARKQVTELSEQFQAALVGYDEGLSDDKILAAAIWRRFYSLSEDTKAENIVKIVHFTRHQLSELDKISSENLRWKPEVNWLNIMKH is encoded by the exons ATGAGAGAACAAGGCACAGTAGCGCTCAAGGAaagttatattaagaaatttatgaATGCTGTAGGATGGATGGACCAAGATAGGACA cGTTTAAAGTTAACGGGATACTTTCTATATGAATGTGTGCCTGTCAAAGTCGCATACAATGAATGGTTTGAGATTCTAGAACTCCCAGACACATTTGCATCCTGGTTTATAATAACTGAACTTCATGTGTGGTTATTGCTTGTACGTTATATGGCAGAAGATGTAACTTCCTTAAGTGGTcaaaaaaataagtatgttaAAGGAGATGGACATTTTGTCAGAAATTGTATAATAGAAGCACTATGGGCTGATGTtgcaaatagaattaaattattagag ggAGCAAATCCAGCAATAGCAAGAAAGCAAGTAACAGAACTATCTGAACAGTTTCAAGCTGCATTAGTTGGGTATGATGAAGGACTTAGTGATGACAAAATATTGGCTGCAGCTATTTGGAGGAGGTTCTATTCACTGTCTGAAGACACAAAAGCAGAGAACATTGTCAAAATTGTTCACTTTACAAGACATCAg TTGTCTGAATTAGATAAAATTTCTAGTGAAAATTTGAGATGGAAACCCGAAGTTAACTGGTTGAAtataatgaaacattaa
- the LOC113401245 gene encoding ubiquinol-cytochrome-c reductase complex assembly factor 1 isoform X1 — MFRNRILTRILWRHGAISKIDYARPSAIRLCTNSINMREQGTVALKESYIKKFMNAVGWMDQDRTRLKLTGYFLYECVPVKVAYNEWFEILELPDTFASWFIITELHVWLLLVRYMAEDVTSLSGQKNKYVKGDGHFVRNCIIEALWADVANRIKLLEGANPAIARKQVTELSEQFQAALVGYDEGLSDDKILAAAIWRRFYSLSEDTKAENIVKIVHFTRHQLSELDKISSENLRWKPEVNWLNIMKH, encoded by the exons ATGTTTCGAAATCGAATTTTAACACGA atattgtGGCGACATGGAGCAATTAGTAAAATCGATTATGCAAGACCTAGTGCAATTCGTTTGTGTACGAATTCAATAAATATGAGAGAACAAGGCACAGTAGCGCTCAAGGAaagttatattaagaaatttatgaATGCTGTAGGATGGATGGACCAAGATAGGACA cGTTTAAAGTTAACGGGATACTTTCTATATGAATGTGTGCCTGTCAAAGTCGCATACAATGAATGGTTTGAGATTCTAGAACTCCCAGACACATTTGCATCCTGGTTTATAATAACTGAACTTCATGTGTGGTTATTGCTTGTACGTTATATGGCAGAAGATGTAACTTCCTTAAGTGGTcaaaaaaataagtatgttaAAGGAGATGGACATTTTGTCAGAAATTGTATAATAGAAGCACTATGGGCTGATGTtgcaaatagaattaaattattagag ggAGCAAATCCAGCAATAGCAAGAAAGCAAGTAACAGAACTATCTGAACAGTTTCAAGCTGCATTAGTTGGGTATGATGAAGGACTTAGTGATGACAAAATATTGGCTGCAGCTATTTGGAGGAGGTTCTATTCACTGTCTGAAGACACAAAAGCAGAGAACATTGTCAAAATTGTTCACTTTACAAGACATCAg TTGTCTGAATTAGATAAAATTTCTAGTGAAAATTTGAGATGGAAACCCGAAGTTAACTGGTTGAAtataatgaaacattaa
- the LOC113401243 gene encoding ATP synthase subunit beta, mitochondrial-like → MLGAVSRVGGGFLAAKSVAEKALAECGKIVAVSGNKRDYAAKASGKGQGKVVAVIGAVVDVQFEDDLPPILNALEVQNRTPRLVLEVAQHLGENTVRTIAMDGTEGLIRGQAVLDSGSPIRIPVGAETLGRIINVIGEPIDERGPIPTDKTAAIHAEAPAFVDMSVEQEILVTGIKVVDLLAPYAKGGKIGLFGGAGVGKTVLIMELINNVAKAHGGYSVFAGVGERTREGNDLYHEMIESGVISLKDKTSKVALVYGQMNEPPGARARVALTGLTVAEYFRDQEGQDVLLFIDNIFRFTQAGSEVSALLGRIPSAVGYQPTLATDMGTMQERITTTKKGSITSVQAIYVPADDLTDPAPATTFAHLDATTVLSRAIAELGIYPAVDPLDSTSRIMDPNIIGAEHYNVARGVQKILQDYKSLQDIIAILGMDELSEEDKLTVARARKIQRFLSQPFQVAEVFTGHPGKLVPLEQTIKGFSQILQGEYDHLPEVAFYMVGPIEEVVAKAETLAKNV, encoded by the coding sequence atgttagggGCTGTAAGTAGGGTTGGTGGCGGCTTTTTAGCCGCAAAATCTGTTGCCGAAAAAGCTCTAGCGGAGTGTGGCAAAATTGTTGCTGTTTCTGGAAACAAGAGGGATTATGCAGCTAAAGCCTCCGGAAAAGGGCAAGGTAAGGTGGTCGCAGTCATTGGTGCCGTAGTCGATGTACAATTCGAGGATGATCTTCCACCTATTCTAAATGCCCTCGAAGTACAAAATCGTACACCACGTCTGGTGCTCGAAGTGGCCCAGCACTTGGGTGAGAATACAGTACGTACCATTGCCATGGACGGTACTGAGGGTCTCATTCGTGGACAAGCTGTCCTCGACTCTGGCTCACCCATCCGTATTCCCGTTGGAGCTGAGACTCTCGGGCGTATCATCAACGTAATCGGAGAACCCATCGATGAGCGCGGTCCAATCCCTACCGACAAGACTGCCGCTATTCACGCCGAAGCGCCAGCATTCGTCGACATGTCCGTAGAACAAGAGATTCTGGTAACAGGAATCAAAGTTGTAGATCTGCTTGCGCCCTACGCCAAGGGAGGTAAGATCGGTCTTTTCGGCGGTGCTGGTGTCGGCAAGACTGTACTTATTATGGAACTGATCAACAACGTAGCTAAGGCCCACGGTGGTTACTCTGTATTTGCTGGTGTAGGAGAGCGCACTCGCGAAGGTAACGATTTATACCACGAGATGATTGAATCAGGTGTAATTTCCCTGAAGGACAAGACATCCAAAGTAGCACTTGTGTATGGTCAGATGAACGAGCCCCCTGGCGCACGTGCTCGTGTCGCTCTCACAGGACTGACGGTTGCTGAATACTTCCGTGATCAGGAAGGACAAGATGTATTACTTTTCATTGATAACATTTTCAGATTCACTCAGGCTGGTTCAGAGGTATCCGCCTTGTTGGGTCGTATTCCCTCTGCTGTAGGTTACCAACCCACCCTCGCCACTGACATGGGTACTATGCAGGAACGTATTACCACAACCAAGAAGGGATCTATTACCTCAGTGCAGGCCATTTATGTACCAGCTGATGACTTGACTGACCCTGCCCCTGCTACTACTTTCGCTCACTTGGATGCTACAACTGTATTGTCTCGTGCTATTGCTGAACTAGGTATCTACCCTGCTGTAGATCCTCTCGACTCTACCTCACGTATCATGGACCCTAACATTATTGGTGCAGAGCACTACAATGTTGCACGTGGTGTTCAGAAAATTCTGCAAGATTACAAATCTCTACAGGACATTATTGCTATCCTGGGTATGGATGAGTTATCTGAAGAAGACAAGCTGACTGTAGCACGTGCACGTAAGATCCAGAGATTCCTTTCTCAACCCTTCCAAGTAGCTGAGGTGTTCACAGGTCATCCTGGAAAACTTGTACCTCTTGAGCAAACTATTAAGGGATTCTCTCAAATCCTTCAAGGAGAGTATGATCATTTACCAGAAGTTGCATTCTACATGGTTGGACCAATCGAAGAAGTTGTAGCTAAAGCAGAAACATTggctaaaaatgtataa